The nucleotide window CCTCATCTTCGGTGTGGCGTTTATGGTGGATTTCTGGCTTTGGGAATACGATTACGGACATGATCTGGACCCCACGGCGCCCATCGTTGTGCCCGGCATGTCCTATCAGCCTCCTTTGCTAGGTTATAAGCAACTTCTGAACTTCGGCGCTTATTCTTACCCCAACGTTGGTGGTGGAATTATGTTTGGCGTTGCTCTTATTTTGGCTATCTTAGCCTGGGTTGAGTACCGGAAGACCTCAGCAACCTGATCTTTTTTGTTCAGTTTAACTTAAAAAATAAAAAAAATGAAGTTCAGCAAAACGTTATTTATTACAGCCTCAGTACTGGCTATTATGTCCTGCCAAAAAAGTGGTCCTAAAGACATCGCGGTTGGTAAAGACCAGTGCGATAACTGCCGCATGACCATCACGGACGTGAAGTATGCTGCCCAGTTGATTACAGATAAAGGCCGCGCCTATAAGTTTGACGACCTGAGTTGCATGACGATGTACGAAAGTTCAAATCCTGATAAGGCCGCCAATGCCAAAACCTATGTGGTGGATTTCCCCAGCGGACAGTTCCTGGAAAAATCGCGTGCTGTATTTGTTAAAGGCGGCAGCATAAAATCGCCTATGGGTGGCAATACTCAGGCTTTCCGTGATAAAGCGGCAGCCCAAAAGGCAGCGGCAGCCACCGGTGCAAGTTTAACTAAATAATCTGTACATGCTTAGGCTGATATTTCTTCTCCTACCTGTATTTATCTTTTCAAAAACCCTTCGGGTGGGAAAAGGTGAGCGTTATCCCACCATCCGCCAGGCTCTCGCTGCTTCAGAAAGCGGAGACAGTATTTTGGTGGGCCCGGGAATTTACCGCGAGGGAAATATCAGCATTACGCATCCACTCTCGTTTATCGGCCATGGGCGGCCAGTTCTGGACGGAGAGATGAAGTACGAAATCCTTTCTTTCCGCGCTAATCATATTTTGCTGAAAGGTTTTAAAATCATCAACTCGGGTGAAGACGAAATCAAGAACATAGGAGCCGTGCGGCTATATGACAGTAAGTATTCCACCATTGAAGACAATATCTTTGAAAATAATTACTTTGGAATCTATATCCAGCGGGGTTACAGATGTCTGATTCAGAACAACCGGATAACGTCTGCACGTGCCCGTTCAGAGGAACGCAGCGGCGATGGCATTCATGCGTGGGTGAGTGAAGAAATCTGGATTAAAAACAATTATATTCAGGGTCATAAGGATGGTATTTACCTGGAAAAAGTAATTGACTCTTACATTTACCGTAACAATTCGGTTCGTAATTTAAGGTATGGCCTTCATTTCATGTCGTCCAATGACTGCGTATATGTAGGAAATACATTTGATAGGAATAATGCCGGCGTTGCTGTAATGTACAGTAATAATGTAGGAATGGTGGGCAATAAATTCATCAACAACTGGGGTGATTCCAACTACGGTTTGCTGCTGAAGGACATCAGTTTCAGCAAAATTAAAAGCAACAGTTTCCGGAATAATACCACAGCCATCTTCCTGGATGGCGCCACCAAAATTGATCTTTTCCGCAATACCTTTGAGGACAATGGCTGGGGCATGAAGATCAACTCCAACTGTATGGAAAACCGCGTGGTTAATAATAACTTCATCAACAACACTTTTGATGTGAGTACCAGCGGATCCATGACGATGAACGATTTCCGCAGAA belongs to Chryseobacterium sp. and includes:
- a CDS encoding nitrous oxide reductase accessory protein NosL, with product MKFSKTLFITASVLAIMSCQKSGPKDIAVGKDQCDNCRMTITDVKYAAQLITDKGRAYKFDDLSCMTMYESSNPDKAANAKTYVVDFPSGQFLEKSRAVFVKGGSIKSPMGGNTQAFRDKAAAQKAAAATGASLTK
- a CDS encoding nitrous oxide reductase family maturation protein NosD — its product is MLRLIFLLLPVFIFSKTLRVGKGERYPTIRQALAASESGDSILVGPGIYREGNISITHPLSFIGHGRPVLDGEMKYEILSFRANHILLKGFKIINSGEDEIKNIGAVRLYDSKYSTIEDNIFENNYFGIYIQRGYRCLIQNNRITSARARSEERSGDGIHAWVSEEIWIKNNYIQGHKDGIYLEKVIDSYIYRNNSVRNLRYGLHFMSSNDCVYVGNTFDRNNAGVAVMYSNNVGMVGNKFINNWGDSNYGLLLKDISFSKIKSNSFRNNTTAIFLDGATKIDLFRNTFEDNGWGMKINSNCMENRVVNNNFINNTFDVSTSGSMTMNDFRRNYWDKYEGYDLDKDKIGDVPFHPLSLYSVLVENNPSIMLLFKTFFVDLLDRTEKVIPSLTPENFVDDQPLMRKVQN